The following nucleotide sequence is from Mycobacterium sp. Z3061.
CGTAGGGACCGCGGGCGTCTGCGAAAGCAAGGGTTTGAAAAGTTCTTTGTTGACCGGTTTGAACGCAATCCACGACTACATCGGACACAACGGTGCCGGCCGACGTTTTCACAAGTGCTACGACGATCACGTTGAGCGGCCCGTCCCTATCAAGGGTTAGGCGTCCGGTCGCGGATGGGCCAGAAAAGCCGGTGTCGGCCCGGACGGCCGCATCGGTCAAAGCCACCTGTGGTGGATTCACGGTGTCCCACTGCAGCCATTTTCCAAGAATTGTCAGTTGGACTGAGCCGACGGTCTTTCCATCCGGCACGATGACGCCGGCCAGTCCGTATTCGCCGCCGGGTGGAAGTTGGTAGATGGTGCTGGCCATTGCACCCGGTAGGCCTCCTTGCCCCTCGGTGCCCAACAGCGCACCATGTTCATCGAGAATCGCCAACTCGAACGGGGATCGAACCAATCCCACTTCGGTATTGGGATTTCGGAACCGTACGTCCAAAAAGCGACCAACTTGGGTGAAGCTGACGACAACGTCGTGTGAGGCTCCCGGCGCGGCGCTGGCGGACGTCCGCGGGCTGCCAGTATGCGGGGCGATGGTCAGGTTCGAACGGCCGCTACTGGGCATTGGCTGTTTGGACTCATCTCGGGGAATTGCGGTGTTGCGCAGAAAAAGCACCAAACAGAGAACGGCAACAGTCGCGGTGATCCCGGCAGCCCAAATGACCCGTTTGCCCTTTTGCGACCATCTTGATGGGACTGCAACGTTTTCGGCCGCTGGCGCAGGGGCAGTCGGGGCAGCATAGGTTCCGAAAGGCGTGGTGGGTTGGCCCAAAGCGCCTCGTGCGGCAGCGGCGAGTTCTTTGGCGCTCGAGTAGCGCCCATTGACGTCTTTCGCCATGCCTTTCGCGACGACCTCGTCGAAGGCTGGATTGATGTCTGGTTGGGCAATTGACGGGCGCGGCGGCGGATCGGCGAGATGCGCAGCGGCTTGGCTTTCTAGGGTGTCTCCGGGAAAGGGGCGGTTGCCTGTCAAGCACTCATAGAGGACGCAGGCTAGTGCATAGATGTCCGCGCGGTGGTCGACTTCCCCGGCGCGGAATCGTTCCGGGGCCATGTAATGCCAGGATCCGATCATTGTCCCGGATTGGGTCAAGCTGGTCTGTTCGGCGCCGACGGCGAGACCGAAGTCAATCAGGTAGGCATCATCGTCCTCATCGAGCAATATGTTGGACGGTTTGACGTCGCGGTGCACCAAACCAGCCTTGTGAGCGGCCTGCAAGGCTTTAGCGACCTGCTCGATGATCCGCACTGCCCGCTCGACTGGCAATCGGCCACCGGCAAGGACGGCTTGCAAATCCCGACCCTCGATCAGCCGCATATCCACGTACAGCTGGCCGTCAATCTCACCGTAGTTGTGGATTGGGATGACATGCTTGTTACTCAACTGCGCCGCGGTGTCTGCCTCGCGGCGGAACCTCTGCACGAAAGAGTCATTCCCAGCCAAGTGGGCGGGGAGCAGTTTGATTGCGACAACGCGGTGGTTAGCTGCC
It contains:
- a CDS encoding serine/threonine-protein kinase; translated protein: MEGKPFGRYRLIELLGRGGMGEVWRAYDSAANHRVVAIKLLPAHLAGNDSFVQRFRREADTAAQLSNKHVIPIHNYGEIDGQLYVDMRLIEGRDLQAVLAGGRLPVERAVRIIEQVAKALQAAHKAGLVHRDVKPSNILLDEDDDAYLIDFGLAVGAEQTSLTQSGTMIGSWHYMAPERFRAGEVDHRADIYALACVLYECLTGNRPFPGDTLESQAAAHLADPPPRPSIAQPDINPAFDEVVAKGMAKDVNGRYSSAKELAAAARGALGQPTTPFGTYAAPTAPAPAAENVAVPSRWSQKGKRVIWAAGITATVAVLCLVLFLRNTAIPRDESKQPMPSSGRSNLTIAPHTGSPRTSASAAPGASHDVVVSFTQVGRFLDVRFRNPNTEVGLVRSPFELAILDEHGALLGTEGQGGLPGAMASTIYQLPPGGEYGLAGVIVPDGKTVGSVQLTILGKWLQWDTVNPPQVALTDAAVRADTGFSGPSATGRLTLDRDGPLNVIVVALVKTSAGTVVSDVVVDCVQTGQQRTFQTLAFADARGPYELESAVAYVTSVPGAGPQYKPTC